A single region of the Hoeflea prorocentri genome encodes:
- a CDS encoding NAD-glutamate dehydrogenase: MGTRRHPKRDKQIARIAEILSKSKKPYIDPDQIFGHVSADDVLLYRPEALAAAAAHARAHLEKWNGNDMHIHVGPVEGVDLAGRTLTVITVIDRNMPFIFDSVMGEVSHAHRDICLAAHPVLKLQRSTDGTIKDIDLAVAGKTTDGWEKVSLIQIHLPRISAEAIKLLTINLMRVLDQVHRAVADWRPMLERLDRTVTEIQNAGGSQHLAERQEALAFLEWLRDDNFTFLGMRDYHFRGSGRDAAVERAEKTGLGILSDPEVRVLRRGNDPVTTTPELLAFLQGPDALIVTKANVRSLVHRRTYMDYVGVKRYDENGRVTGELRIVGLFTSTAYTRSVQRIPLLRSKVDAVVESFGFDQESHSGKVLLNALESYPRDELFQVDVPMLAGFCEQIIELSDRPRVRVLPRIDRFDRFVSVLVYVPRDQYDTDARSRIGAYLREAFDARLSAYYPAFPEGSVARVHFVLGRSGGRTPRISQEVLENAVRRIVTRWEDRFSNLAGVDALALHTSDGYRDHFTPEEAVEDLPSFLQCSQDHPICIDFYQRDGEASENLSLKIFHIDAPVALSRRVPLLENLGFNVISEQTFEVAVGVDVTKTRKVLLHNMELVHSEGRAVDLARLVDFLDDAFLSTWFGKINNDGFNRLVINAGLTVREAEVLRAYSRYLRQTGITYSQGYIAGTLNRYPLIAADIVGLFKARFDPALRVKAAGKDFDDTVERIETALTRVPSLDDDRILRRYVNAISSTLRTNYFQKNADGTPLDTLAFKLDPRALDGIPEPRPFREIFVFGSEVEGVHLRFGPIARGGLRWSDRAQDYRTEVLGLVKAQQVKNAVIVPVGSKGGFHPKKLPTNGTRDDVFAAGRKAYETFISTLLSVTDNIVDGKVVGPRNTRRHDSEDPYFVVAADKGTATFSDTANAISQAHHFWLDDAFASGGSDGYDHKKMGITARGAWEAVERHFREMDIDIQKTEFTVAGVGDMSGDVFGNGMLLSPKIRLVAAFDHRDIFIDPDPDCKTSFAERKRLFDLGRSSWQDYDTSVLSPGGMIISRSEKTVTLTKQAAAAIGLSATTASPFDIITAILKTQIDLLWFGGIGTYIKASGESDADVGDRTNDAVRVTASQVGAKVIGEGANLGVTQRGRIEFNLCGGRCNSDAIDNSAGVNSSDLEVNIKIALAAAMRAGRLTLANRNKLLTAMTDEVAELVLRNNYLQTLAISLVERRSARATGDLIRLMNRLEADGQLDRQVETLPDNQTLTERLAGNKPLTRAEIGVLLSYAKIVLFDDLTRSALPDDPYFETDLMDYFPQRMHKSYGKDIKEHRLRREIIGTVLANDAINRGSPIFISRLVDATGMLPSDIVKTYVMVRDGLGLTALYDAIDALDNKVPGAVQNELYAGVGHVIQIVSRWALKTGASSEPLGPTVKAVQAAVEGLDGVLPTLLPEFMRQESERWLAHTVGHGVPKKLAGKLSHLPGLALIPEIMLIAQSSGADLVKTAKAFFDVTELFRISRMDSAAHQTNVSDHYEALAIARSLDEITAARRDITRAALENYGKEKEPVAAWHAADQVRIDRAHERITELIEGGEINVARLTVAAGMMGDIARG, translated from the coding sequence ATGGGGACGCGACGGCACCCAAAGCGTGACAAGCAGATTGCACGCATCGCGGAAATCCTCAGCAAAAGCAAGAAACCCTATATCGATCCGGATCAGATTTTCGGGCATGTGAGCGCCGATGACGTGCTGCTTTACCGGCCGGAGGCGCTTGCCGCGGCCGCTGCGCACGCGCGCGCGCATCTGGAGAAGTGGAACGGGAACGACATGCACATCCATGTCGGACCGGTCGAGGGTGTGGACCTTGCCGGGCGCACACTGACGGTCATTACCGTGATCGACAGGAATATGCCGTTCATTTTTGATTCCGTGATGGGCGAGGTTTCCCATGCCCATCGCGATATCTGCCTGGCGGCGCATCCGGTGCTCAAACTGCAGCGTTCGACGGACGGGACCATCAAGGATATCGATCTGGCGGTTGCGGGAAAGACAACCGACGGGTGGGAAAAGGTCAGCCTGATCCAGATACATCTGCCGCGTATTTCGGCCGAGGCGATCAAGCTTTTGACGATAAACCTCATGCGGGTGCTTGATCAGGTGCACCGGGCGGTTGCCGATTGGCGGCCCATGCTGGAACGGCTCGACCGGACGGTGACGGAAATCCAGAACGCCGGAGGCAGCCAGCATCTGGCCGAGCGGCAGGAGGCGCTGGCCTTTCTCGAATGGCTGCGTGACGACAATTTCACGTTCCTCGGCATGCGCGATTACCATTTCCGGGGAAGCGGGCGTGACGCTGCGGTCGAGCGCGCCGAAAAAACCGGCCTCGGCATCCTCTCCGATCCGGAAGTCAGGGTTTTGCGGCGCGGCAACGATCCCGTTACCACCACGCCGGAACTGTTGGCGTTCCTTCAGGGCCCGGATGCGCTGATTGTTACCAAGGCCAACGTACGCTCACTGGTACACCGCCGGACCTACATGGATTATGTGGGAGTCAAACGCTACGACGAGAACGGCCGGGTGACCGGCGAACTGCGCATCGTCGGCCTGTTTACCTCAACGGCCTACACACGCTCGGTCCAGCGCATACCCCTGCTGCGGTCGAAGGTGGATGCGGTGGTGGAGAGTTTCGGGTTCGACCAGGAAAGCCATTCGGGCAAAGTGCTGCTCAACGCGCTTGAAAGCTATCCGCGTGACGAGCTGTTCCAGGTTGATGTGCCCATGCTTGCAGGGTTTTGCGAGCAGATCATCGAACTGAGCGACCGGCCCCGCGTTCGTGTGCTGCCACGCATCGACCGGTTTGATCGCTTCGTTTCCGTCCTCGTCTATGTTCCAAGGGACCAGTATGACACGGACGCACGCAGCCGGATCGGGGCTTACCTGAGGGAAGCGTTCGATGCGCGCCTGTCCGCATACTATCCGGCATTTCCAGAAGGGAGCGTCGCGCGGGTGCATTTTGTACTCGGACGCTCCGGCGGGCGCACGCCGCGTATCTCGCAAGAGGTTCTAGAAAATGCGGTGCGCCGCATCGTGACACGCTGGGAAGACCGGTTTTCCAACCTTGCCGGCGTCGATGCGCTGGCACTCCACACATCCGACGGCTACCGCGACCACTTCACCCCGGAAGAGGCGGTCGAGGACCTGCCGAGTTTCCTGCAGTGCAGCCAGGACCATCCGATCTGCATTGATTTTTATCAGCGCGACGGTGAAGCGAGTGAAAATCTCTCACTCAAGATCTTTCATATCGACGCGCCCGTAGCCTTGTCGCGGCGGGTTCCCCTGCTTGAAAACCTTGGTTTCAACGTGATCAGCGAACAGACATTTGAAGTTGCCGTCGGCGTTGATGTGACCAAGACCCGCAAGGTGCTGCTGCATAATATGGAGCTCGTGCACAGCGAAGGGAGGGCGGTCGATCTTGCGCGGCTTGTCGATTTTCTGGACGATGCCTTTTTGTCGACCTGGTTCGGCAAAATCAACAATGACGGCTTCAACAGGCTGGTTATCAATGCCGGCCTGACGGTGCGCGAAGCTGAGGTGTTGAGGGCTTATTCGCGCTATCTGCGGCAAACCGGTATCACCTATTCGCAAGGCTATATTGCCGGTACGCTTAACCGCTATCCGCTGATTGCCGCCGATATCGTCGGCCTTTTCAAAGCCCGGTTCGATCCGGCGTTGCGGGTCAAGGCGGCCGGCAAGGATTTTGACGATACTGTCGAGCGGATCGAAACCGCGCTCACACGTGTTCCGAGCCTTGATGACGATCGTATCTTGCGCCGTTACGTGAATGCGATCTCCTCGACCTTGCGCACGAACTATTTTCAGAAAAACGCCGATGGTACGCCGCTCGATACGTTGGCGTTCAAGCTTGATCCCCGGGCTCTCGACGGCATTCCGGAGCCCAGGCCCTTCCGGGAGATATTCGTGTTCGGCTCGGAAGTCGAAGGTGTTCATCTGCGCTTCGGACCGATTGCCAGGGGTGGCCTGCGATGGTCGGACCGGGCACAGGATTACCGCACCGAGGTGCTGGGCCTCGTCAAGGCGCAGCAGGTCAAGAATGCGGTCATCGTGCCGGTCGGCTCCAAGGGTGGCTTTCACCCGAAGAAGCTGCCGACGAACGGAACCCGGGACGATGTGTTCGCCGCCGGGCGAAAGGCCTATGAAACATTCATTTCCACCTTGCTTTCGGTGACGGACAATATCGTCGACGGCAAGGTCGTCGGCCCAAGGAACACGCGCCGCCATGACAGCGAAGACCCGTATTTCGTGGTGGCCGCCGACAAGGGTACGGCGACCTTTTCAGACACCGCCAATGCCATCAGCCAGGCGCATCATTTCTGGCTGGACGATGCATTCGCGTCCGGCGGGTCCGACGGATACGATCACAAGAAGATGGGCATTACCGCCCGTGGAGCCTGGGAAGCCGTCGAGAGACATTTCCGGGAAATGGATATCGATATCCAGAAGACCGAGTTTACGGTCGCCGGCGTCGGCGACATGTCCGGCGATGTCTTCGGAAACGGCATGCTCCTGTCGCCGAAGATCCGGCTTGTCGCCGCGTTCGATCATCGCGACATCTTCATCGATCCCGATCCGGACTGCAAAACCAGCTTTGCCGAGCGCAAACGTCTGTTCGATCTCGGCCGGTCGAGCTGGCAGGATTATGACACATCCGTTCTGTCACCCGGAGGGATGATCATTTCACGGTCCGAAAAAACCGTCACCTTAACCAAGCAGGCGGCGGCCGCGATCGGCCTTTCGGCGACAACGGCCTCTCCCTTCGACATCATCACCGCCATATTGAAGACGCAGATCGATCTCCTGTGGTTCGGCGGTATCGGGACCTACATCAAGGCGTCCGGTGAAAGTGATGCCGATGTGGGGGACCGCACCAACGATGCGGTGCGCGTCACCGCCAGCCAGGTCGGCGCCAAGGTCATTGGCGAAGGCGCCAATCTCGGTGTGACGCAGCGCGGCCGGATTGAATTCAACCTGTGCGGAGGCCGCTGCAATTCGGATGCGATCGACAATTCCGCAGGTGTCAATTCGTCCGACCTTGAGGTTAATATCAAGATTGCGCTGGCCGCGGCGATGCGTGCCGGACGCTTGACGCTTGCCAACCGGAACAAGCTGCTGACGGCAATGACCGACGAAGTGGCCGAGCTGGTGCTGCGCAACAATTATCTCCAGACCCTGGCGATTTCACTTGTTGAGCGGCGCAGCGCCCGGGCCACCGGCGACCTGATACGGCTAATGAACCGGCTGGAAGCCGACGGTCAATTGGACAGGCAGGTCGAGACCCTGCCCGACAACCAGACCCTCACCGAACGCCTGGCCGGGAATAAACCGCTCACACGGGCCGAAATAGGCGTTTTGCTTTCCTATGCCAAAATCGTGCTTTTTGACGATCTGACGCGTAGCGCACTGCCGGACGATCCCTATTTCGAAACCGATCTGATGGATTATTTTCCGCAGCGCATGCACAAATCCTACGGAAAAGACATCAAGGAGCATCGTCTCAGACGAGAGATCATCGGCACGGTGCTGGCGAATGATGCCATCAATCGCGGCAGCCCGATCTTCATCAGCCGGCTGGTCGATGCGACCGGCATGCTGCCGTCCGATATCGTCAAGACCTATGTGATGGTGCGTGACGGGCTCGGGCTGACGGCGCTCTATGATGCGATCGATGCCCTGGACAACAAGGTGCCGGGCGCTGTTCAGAACGAGCTTTATGCGGGTGTCGGTCATGTCATCCAGATTGTCTCGCGCTGGGCTCTGAAGACCGGGGCCAGTTCCGAACCGCTTGGACCGACCGTCAAGGCGGTTCAGGCCGCCGTCGAAGGCCTCGACGGGGTGCTGCCGACGCTGCTGCCCGAGTTCATGAGACAGGAATCGGAGCGTTGGCTTGCACATACTGTCGGCCATGGGGTTCCGAAGAAGCTTGCCGGCAAACTATCGCACCTGCCTGGCCTGGCGCTGATTCCGGAAATCATGCTGATCGCACAATCATCCGGGGCTGATCTGGTCAAGACCGCCAAGGCGTTTTTCGATGTGACGGAGCTTTTCCGTATCAGCCGGATGGACAGTGCCGCACACCAGACTAATGTCTCCGATCATTATGAGGCGCTGGCCATCGCCCGCAGCCTGGACGAGATTACAGCGGCCCGGCGCGATATCACCAGGGCCGCGCTGGAGAATTACGGCAAGGAAAAGGAACCGGTCGCAGCCTGGCATGCGGCGGACCAGGTGCGTATCGACCGGGCGCATGAGCGGATCACCGAGCTGATTGAGGGCGGCGAGATCAATGTTGCGCGCCTCACGGTCGCAGCAGGCATGATGGGCGACATCGCCCGTGGATAA
- a CDS encoding MFS transporter codes for MSDAAQASGGGQADRKGIFGWMMFDWATQPFHTLIITFVFAPYFTSHVAESAVKGQEIWGYATGFGGLFIAFLAPVLGAIADNTGSRKPWIVFFSIFGVVGCWLLWFAAPGANGVTVAVIGVVLGLIGMEFAAVFNNAMMPDLVPRERLGRLSGSAWALGYIGGIVSLVIVLGFMSAPPETGKTLFGLTPIFGLDPVSYEGDRAAGPLSALWYVIFVLPMFLFTPDSHRMMSHSGAIKRGLRELADTLRALPSQRSYFSYLLSSMLYRDGLNALYAFGGIYAAGVLGWSIIQIGVFGILAAFTGVFGGWLGGKADDRYGPRLVVSISIFILTFCCLVIVSTSKQEVFFITVGTADSPSSLPHHVFYIAGCLIGASGAALQAASRTLLVDQVSPDRVTEAFGLYALSGKATTFVGPLLIAEATGFFESQRLGVTPVIVLFVLGVILLRFVQSAHERPSHS; via the coding sequence ATGAGCGACGCGGCACAGGCGAGCGGAGGCGGCCAGGCGGATCGCAAGGGCATATTCGGCTGGATGATGTTCGACTGGGCGACACAGCCCTTTCATACGCTGATCATCACATTCGTCTTTGCACCCTATTTTACTTCCCATGTCGCCGAAAGCGCGGTCAAAGGGCAGGAAATCTGGGGTTACGCAACAGGGTTCGGCGGTCTTTTTATCGCTTTTCTCGCGCCGGTTCTGGGCGCGATTGCGGACAATACCGGTTCGCGCAAGCCGTGGATCGTCTTCTTTTCCATATTCGGTGTCGTCGGGTGCTGGCTTTTGTGGTTTGCCGCCCCGGGTGCAAACGGTGTCACCGTTGCCGTCATCGGCGTTGTCCTCGGTTTGATCGGCATGGAGTTTGCGGCGGTGTTCAACAATGCGATGATGCCGGATCTGGTGCCGCGCGAAAGACTGGGGCGCCTGTCCGGGTCTGCCTGGGCTCTTGGTTACATCGGCGGAATTGTCTCCCTTGTCATCGTTCTGGGCTTCATGTCAGCCCCGCCGGAAACCGGAAAAACGCTGTTCGGGCTGACGCCAATCTTCGGGCTCGATCCGGTAAGCTATGAAGGTGACAGGGCAGCGGGACCACTGAGCGCGCTCTGGTATGTGATCTTTGTGTTGCCGATGTTTCTTTTCACACCCGATTCCCATCGTATGATGTCGCATAGCGGAGCGATCAAGAGGGGTCTTCGCGAACTTGCCGATACGCTGCGTGCCCTGCCGTCGCAGCGCAGCTATTTCAGCTATCTGCTGTCCAGCATGCTTTACCGGGACGGACTGAACGCACTTTATGCCTTTGGCGGGATCTACGCGGCAGGCGTGCTTGGATGGTCAATCATCCAGATTGGGGTGTTCGGCATCCTTGCGGCGTTTACAGGCGTTTTCGGCGGCTGGCTGGGCGGGAAGGCGGACGATCGTTACGGACCGAGGCTTGTTGTCAGCATTTCGATCTTTATCCTGACATTTTGCTGCCTGGTCATTGTCTCGACGTCCAAACAGGAGGTGTTTTTCATCACGGTCGGCACAGCGGATTCTCCGTCGTCGCTGCCGCACCACGTGTTCTACATTGCAGGTTGCCTGATCGGCGCGTCGGGTGCGGCCTTGCAGGCCGCCTCCAGGACACTCCTGGTAGACCAGGTGTCCCCGGACCGGGTGACCGAGGCGTTCGGACTCTATGCGTTGTCGGGCAAGGCGACGACATTTGTCGGGCCGTTGCTGATTGCCGAGGCGACAGGTTTTTTTGAAAGTCAGCGTCTCGGCGTGACCCCGGTTATCGTTCTGTTCGTCCTCGGCGTCATCCTGCTGCGGTTCGTGCAAAGCGCGCACGAGCGACCGTCACACTCCTGA
- the purH gene encoding bifunctional phosphoribosylaminoimidazolecarboxamide formyltransferase/IMP cyclohydrolase, which produces MAVASKKIPAPDHVKPKRALLSVSDKTGLNNLAAALAAHGIELISTGGTAAAIAAAGLAVRDVSDITGFPEIMDGRVKTLHPGVHGGLLSIRDDDQHRKVMEENGILDIDIAIINLYPFEAVRAAGGDYPTTVENIDIGGPAMIRAAAKNHAYVTVVTDPSDYQALIEELESANGALTYEFRKHMAAKAYGRTAAYDAAISNWFAGELDIETPRHRALAGSLRDVMRYGENPHQSAGFYVTGEARPGVATATQHQGKQLSYNNINDTDAAFELVGEFSPEAGPACAIIKHANPCGVGTAEDLGDAYRKALACDPVSAFGGIVAFNAPLDAKTAEEVVKIFTEVIIAPDASQEALQILSAKKNLRLLTTGGLPDPRASGLTAKTVAGGLLVQSRDKGVIDDLELKIVTERVPSEGELRDLKFAFRVAKHVKSNAIVYAKDGATVGIGAGQMSRVDSARIAARKARDAAQTMGLNEPLTKGSAVASDAFFPFADGLLSAIEAGATSVIQPGGSMRDDEVIRAANDAGIAMVLTGMRHFRH; this is translated from the coding sequence ATGGCTGTTGCCTCCAAGAAAATCCCCGCGCCGGACCATGTCAAACCCAAACGCGCCCTTCTTTCCGTGTCCGACAAGACCGGGCTCAACAACCTCGCGGCGGCTCTGGCGGCCCACGGCATCGAGCTCATCTCCACCGGTGGAACCGCCGCAGCCATAGCCGCTGCCGGTCTGGCTGTTCGCGATGTTTCCGACATCACCGGTTTTCCGGAAATCATGGATGGCCGGGTCAAGACCCTGCATCCGGGGGTGCACGGTGGACTGCTCTCGATCCGCGACGATGACCAGCATCGAAAGGTGATGGAGGAAAACGGCATCCTCGACATCGATATCGCAATCATCAACCTTTACCCCTTCGAGGCCGTGCGGGCGGCCGGAGGCGATTATCCGACCACGGTTGAGAATATCGATATCGGCGGCCCGGCAATGATACGCGCCGCTGCGAAAAACCACGCCTATGTGACCGTCGTCACCGATCCCTCGGACTATCAGGCACTGATCGAGGAGCTGGAAAGCGCCAATGGCGCGCTGACCTATGAGTTCCGCAAGCACATGGCTGCAAAAGCCTATGGCCGGACCGCAGCCTATGACGCGGCAATTTCCAATTGGTTTGCCGGCGAACTGGATATCGAAACACCGCGCCACCGTGCTTTGGCCGGAAGCCTGCGCGACGTCATGCGTTACGGTGAGAACCCGCACCAGAGCGCCGGCTTCTACGTTACCGGTGAAGCGCGCCCGGGTGTCGCCACGGCAACCCAGCACCAGGGCAAGCAGCTGTCCTATAACAATATAAACGACACGGATGCGGCCTTTGAACTTGTCGGCGAGTTCTCACCCGAGGCTGGTCCCGCCTGCGCCATCATAAAACACGCCAACCCATGCGGCGTCGGCACCGCAGAAGATCTAGGCGATGCCTACCGCAAGGCGCTGGCCTGCGATCCCGTATCGGCCTTCGGCGGCATCGTCGCGTTCAATGCGCCGCTCGATGCAAAGACCGCCGAGGAAGTCGTCAAGATTTTCACCGAGGTCATCATCGCGCCGGATGCCTCTCAAGAGGCCCTGCAGATCCTTTCCGCAAAGAAGAATCTGCGCCTTTTGACAACCGGTGGCCTTCCCGATCCGCGCGCTTCCGGCCTGACGGCAAAGACCGTCGCCGGCGGCCTGCTTGTCCAGTCTCGCGACAAGGGTGTGATCGACGATCTCGAATTGAAGATCGTCACGGAACGGGTACCGAGCGAGGGCGAATTGCGCGATCTCAAATTCGCATTCCGCGTTGCTAAACATGTCAAATCCAACGCCATCGTCTATGCAAAAGACGGCGCGACGGTCGGGATCGGCGCAGGCCAGATGAGCCGTGTCGATTCCGCCCGCATCGCCGCCAGGAAAGCCCGGGACGCAGCGCAGACAATGGGGCTCAACGAGCCGCTCACAAAGGGCTCCGCCGTGGCCTCGGACGCTTTTTTCCCGTTCGCCGATGGCCTTCTGTCGGCTATCGAGGCCGGCGCAACCTCGGTCATCCAGCCGGGCGGTTCGATGCGCGACGATGAGGTTATCAGGGCCGCAAACGACGCCGGCATTGCCATGGTCCTGACCGGCATGCGTCATTTCAGGCATTAG
- a CDS encoding heparinase II/III family protein, which yields MAAVLVHFRQFLPLYFRESWRRVSRRIAVGRLNPWRFMGAAPDRLVVAPTDLRIADPYIAHEVHHGRFPLAGRVLETDGKSPFLYTGPSLGFDEMLHSFRWLRHLRADNTPEAFADARSLTEDWISLWGRQYVGVAWDANVTAQRVIAWLSHSPIILKNQDRGFYRRFIKSLALQIRYLRQVAPAMRDGEKRFRVRIALAMATLALPARPAAIKTAARNLDQEIERQILADGGHVSRNPQVAMTLLADLLPLRQTYLNLGYTPPKGLVSSIDRMFQALRFFRHVDGTLALFNGTTAQPADRLLSVLRYDESTGEPPRLTPQMNYQRLFNHNTVIIADTGPYPAGELSATAHAGCLSFELSSGHHRFIVNAGAPAFHHGEYRRLARSTAAHSTLIVDDTSSATISSSGFLGPILTNGPQKVDIERRDEADGRQGFVARHDGYASAFGLIHERSIQLSADGNMVTGRDRIAKSANHSLAIDEKTQGAIRFHIHPKIVISHDSNGDIVLTAPDGEYWKFFSPDIEAEIEEDIFFADLAGPRRSQQIVIHFIIARHSEISWSLVRTVPKPKRT from the coding sequence TTGGCGGCAGTACTGGTGCATTTCCGGCAATTTTTGCCGTTGTATTTCCGTGAGAGCTGGCGTCGTGTATCCCGCCGGATTGCAGTCGGCCGCCTGAATCCCTGGCGTTTCATGGGTGCGGCACCGGATCGGCTGGTTGTCGCGCCGACGGATCTGCGCATTGCCGATCCCTATATAGCGCACGAGGTCCATCACGGTCGTTTCCCGCTCGCCGGGCGTGTTCTCGAAACGGATGGCAAATCACCCTTTCTCTACACCGGACCGTCTCTCGGGTTTGACGAAATGCTGCACAGTTTTCGCTGGCTGCGGCATTTGCGGGCGGACAATACGCCGGAGGCATTCGCTGACGCGCGGTCGCTGACCGAAGACTGGATCAGCCTCTGGGGCCGGCAATATGTTGGTGTCGCCTGGGATGCCAACGTCACCGCACAGCGTGTCATAGCATGGCTTTCCCACTCACCCATTATCCTGAAAAATCAGGATCGCGGGTTTTACCGGCGTTTCATCAAGAGCCTCGCGCTTCAGATCCGCTATCTTCGCCAGGTCGCCCCCGCCATGCGCGACGGCGAAAAACGGTTCCGTGTGCGCATAGCGCTCGCCATGGCAACGCTTGCGCTTCCGGCAAGGCCGGCGGCAATCAAAACCGCCGCCCGAAATCTCGATCAGGAAATCGAAAGGCAGATACTCGCCGATGGCGGGCATGTCTCGCGCAACCCGCAGGTGGCGATGACCCTGCTTGCGGACCTCCTACCGCTTCGACAGACTTACCTCAATCTCGGATACACGCCGCCGAAGGGTCTTGTTTCCAGCATCGATCGGATGTTTCAGGCACTGCGCTTCTTCCGCCATGTCGACGGAACACTGGCTCTGTTCAACGGCACCACCGCGCAGCCGGCCGACCGGCTTTTATCCGTGCTTCGCTATGACGAATCGACCGGCGAGCCGCCGCGTCTTACCCCGCAGATGAATTATCAGCGGCTCTTCAACCACAACACGGTCATCATTGCCGATACGGGTCCCTATCCCGCGGGAGAGCTGTCCGCGACCGCCCATGCCGGTTGCCTGTCCTTTGAGCTGTCATCCGGGCACCACCGTTTCATCGTCAATGCCGGCGCGCCGGCTTTTCATCATGGTGAATACCGCAGGCTTGCCCGTTCAACCGCCGCCCACTCGACACTGATAGTCGACGATACCTCATCGGCGACCATCTCCTCGTCCGGTTTCCTCGGTCCGATCCTCACCAACGGCCCGCAGAAGGTGGATATTGAACGCCGCGACGAGGCGGACGGGAGACAGGGCTTTGTCGCACGGCACGATGGATATGCCAGCGCATTCGGGTTGATTCACGAGCGGTCCATCCAGTTGAGCGCTGACGGAAACATGGTGACCGGACGCGACCGCATCGCCAAATCGGCCAACCACAGCCTGGCGATCGATGAGAAAACGCAAGGGGCGATCCGTTTTCACATCCATCCCAAGATTGTCATCAGCCATGACAGCAATGGCGACATCGTGCTCACCGCGCCGGATGGGGAATACTGGAAATTCTTCTCGCCGGATATCGAGGCCGAAATCGAGGAGGACATCTTCTTCGCCGATCTCGCCGGCCCGCGCCGCTCCCAGCAGATTGTCATTCATTTCATCATCGCGCGGCATTCGGAGATTTCCTGGAGTCTTGTGCGCACGGTTCCAAAGCCCAAAAGGACGTGA